The following are encoded together in the Acidicapsa ligni genome:
- a CDS encoding 50S ribosomal protein L23, with product MPTLYEVIRRPLITEKGLQVKETEGTLVFDVAPEASKTEVKQAVEALFKVKVAAVRTANVLGKERRRGKFSGYKPDWKKAYVRLKSGEKMPEYVNNY from the coding sequence ATGCCGACACTCTACGAAGTTATTCGCCGCCCTCTCATTACTGAGAAGGGTCTGCAAGTGAAAGAGACTGAGGGGACGCTGGTATTCGACGTCGCTCCTGAGGCCAGCAAGACGGAAGTGAAGCAGGCGGTTGAGGCTCTCTTCAAGGTGAAGGTAGCTGCAGTTCGCACTGCGAACGTGCTCGGCAAGGAACGTCGCCGCGGCAAGTTCTCCGGATACAAGCCGGACTGGAAGAAGGCGTATGTTCGTCTGAAGTCTGGCGAAAAGATGCCGGAGTACGTGAACAACTACTAG